In Microplitis mediator isolate UGA2020A chromosome 2, iyMicMedi2.1, whole genome shotgun sequence, a single window of DNA contains:
- the LOC130663394 gene encoding zinc finger HIT domain-containing protein 2, which produces MNLPGSENLCQLCDSSEAKYTCPRCNKRYCTSECYKSEAHVGCSEEFYKECVETELKSRVNDPDYLVKISNILKRHKEALMSDEKLFIDNEEDGDDDDDDEILKDLNESYEGIDSDDDEEIPDLAERVKNIDMNNPNDLWAALTDAERQEFEAMIYNKETDKLLPQWVPWWSRVDNKLVEELENSSEYREHCPGLVSIAHIRGLYKASPSLSHNLVNILYAYVIMALHYNGEHQDSCREALEIFLHLNDVIGGDKVFQDDSLAAQAVIKKSIECNILPEDAETAINDSVNKIIRGPSGDKTYYLKAALSDLHVLFNKAEDDRGAAKGASVLPKKFKIPNLNKSKLKKIYLQRYLKKVEFYLVWVDKFGAGMSELKI; this is translated from the coding sequence atgaatttaCCGGGATCTGAAAATTTATGTCAACTGTGTGACAGTTCCGAAGCTAAATACACGTGTCCAAGATGTAACAAACGTTATTGTACATCAGAATGTTACAAATCAGAAGCACACGTGGGCTGTtctgaagaattttataaagaatGCGTAGAAACAGAGTTGAAGTCTAGAGTAAATGACCCAGATTATctggtcaaaatttcaaatattttaaaacgacacAAGGAAGCATTGATGAGTGATGAAAAGTTATTCATTGACAATGAAGAAGACggcgatgatgatgatgatgatgagatACTGAAAGATTTAAATGAATCTTATGAGGGAATTGATTCAGATGATGATGAAGAGATACCAGATCTCGCTGAAAGAGTCAAAAACATTGACATGAACAATCCAAATGATCTCTGGGCAGCATTAACTGATGCCGAACGTCAAGAATTTGAAGCCATGATTTACAATAAGGAAACCGACAAATTATTGCCGCAGTGGGTGCCTTGGTGGTCTCGGGTTGATAATAAACTTGTTGAAGAACTTGAGAATTCATCAGAGTACAGGGAACATTGTCCTGGTTTAGTATCCATTGCACATATCAGAGGGTTGTACAAAGCCTCTCCATCATTGTCTCACAACCTGGTCAATATTCTTTACGCGTACGTCATTATGGCTCTTCATTACAATGGCGAGCATCAAGATTCTTGTAGAGAAgctttagaaatttttctacaCCTCAATGACGTAATTGGTGGGGATAAAGTATTCCAGGATGACAGTCTAGCTGCACAAGCAGTTATTAAAAAGTCTATTGAATGCAATATACTGCCCGAAGATGCTGAAACTGCCATCAATGATTccgtcaataaaataatccgCGGACCCAGTGGTGACAAAACTTATTATTTGAAAGCTGCTTTGTCTGATCTACatgttttgtttaataaagCCGAGGATGATCGTGGAGCAGCTAAAGGTGCTTCGGTACttcctaaaaaattcaaaattcccaatttgaataaatcaaaactaaaaaaaatatatttacaacgttatttaaaaaaagttgaattctatTTAGTGTGGGTTGATAAATTCGGAGCAGGTATGagtgaattgaaaatataa
- the LOC130663390 gene encoding proton-coupled zinc antiporter SLC30A9, mitochondrial: MLYRTCNLLNILSGKLTHYNLDQLYYLQVSLAKRHSSIFVKQSRCRTNNYYKLQFKNNLEVCDNKSTDIIDIKRTSIVITRLASSDDKSSGDDEIVKLKSELKSAIYNKVIEFKKKDVGIVKERVLESVPSPNDTEILKNDSGTDSLHPDVIKAKTVRVDHSAASLERNFITPVRAMLDFLLKPSDLESLPKTKRRSPYEDKPPITVYWRKDVEAKALEVWGSREALMKERLKRELEHKTYQQNIFTVKRRLKDFRKEIGNEKKIEEREGLFSRSGKVVLTAVIINGSNFLFKLLAWIYTGSHSMFSECIHSAADTFNQLILAYGIHKSVQNPDADHPYGYTNMKHVSSLISGVGIFCVGTGLSIYHGIHGILFPNPVESFYWAYLVLAGSLVSEGATLLVAINSIRKGAEDKNKPFKDYVLLGHDPSVNVVLMEDFAAVIGIALAGCSMGLTSYLGDPIYDAIGSLLVGGLLGGVASFIIYNNVAALVGRSIPQENLDKINAEIESDVMVRAIYDVKGIDMGNNLVRYKAEIDFDGRELTRAYLDKHDLSAMLEEVKKMQSIDELEPFLLKHGESIVDMLGGEIDRIELKLKKNNPAIRHCDLEIL; this comes from the exons atgctGTATCGTACGTGTAATTTATTGAACATACTTTCTGGTAAATTAACTCATTACAATTTGGATCAGCTTTATTATCTCCAAGTATCATTAGCGAAACGTCACTCCAGTATTTTTGTAAAACAGTCTAGATGTagaacaaataattattataaattacaatttaaaaataatcttgaaGTCTGTGATAATAAATCTACAGATATTATAGATATTAAACGTACAAGTATTGTTATTACACGACTAGCATCCAGTGATGATAAATCATCAGGCGATGATGaaatagttaaattaaaaagtgaattaaaatCAGCGATATACAACAAAgtgattgaatttaaaaaaaaagatgtagGAATTGTCAAAGAACGTGTTTTAGAATCAGTCCCCTCACCAAATGAcactgaaattttaaaaaatgattcagGAACAGACTCATTGCATCCGGATGTCATTAAAG CTAAAACAGTACGAGTTGATCATTCAGCAGCATCACTAgagagaaattttataactccaGTACGTGCGATGTTGGATTTTTTACTGAAACCATCAGATCTTGAATCATTACCAAAAACTAAACGAAGATCACCTTACGAGGACAAACCACCGATAACTGTTTACTGGAGAAAAGACGTTGAAGCTAA agcCCTCGAAGTCTGGGGTTCGCGTGAAGCTTTGATGAAAGAACGGCTTAAAAGAGAACTCGAGCATAAAACTTACCAacaaa aTATTTTTACGGTGAAAAGACGATTGAAAGATTTTAGAAAAGAGATaggcaacgaaaaaaaaatagaagagaGAGAAGGACTTTTCAGTCGTTCGGGTAAAGTCGTATTGACTGCTGTtattat aaatggtagtaattttttatttaaattattagcgTGGATTTATACTGGCTCTCACAGTATGTTTTCAGAGTGTATACATTCCGCAGCAGATACATTTAATCAGTTAATTTTAGCCTATGGAATACATAAATCTGtccaa AACCCGGATGCAGATCATCCTTACGGTTATACAAATATGAAACACGTGTCATCATTAATATCAGGCGTAGGAATATTTTGCGTTGGTACTGGACTGTCAATTTATCACGGTATCCATGGGATACTTTTCCCAAATCCCGTAGAATCATTTTACTGGGCGTATTTAGTACTAGCAGGATCACTAGTATCTGAAGGAGCGACATTATTGGTTGCGATAAATTCGATAAGAAAAGGAGCCGAAGATAAAAACAAACCGTTCAAAGATTACGTTCTTCTGGGCCATGACCCGTCAGTTAATGTCGTACTTATGGAAGACTTTGCTGCAGTGATCGGTATCGCGTTGGCTGGGTGCAGTATGGGACTGACGTCGTACCTCGGAGACCCTATTTACGATGCCATTGGATCTTTGCTTGTTGGTGGACTACTGGGTGGCGTTgcttcatttattatttacaataatgtgGCAGCTTTAGTGGGTCGTAGCATTCCGCAAGAGAatcttgataaaataaatgcgGAAATTGAATCTGATGTTATG GTACGTGCTATTTATGATGTAAAAGGTATCGATATGGGTAATAATCTCGTTAGATATAAAGCTGAAATTGATTTTGATGGTCGGGAACTTACAAGAGCTTATCTTGATAAACATGATTTAAGTGCTATGTTGGaa gaagttaaaaaaatgcagAGTATTGATGAACTTGAACCATTTCTATTAAAACACGGTGAGAGTATTGTAGATATGCTGGGCGGTGAAATTGATAGAATTGAATTAAAACTTaag aaaaataaccCGGCAATCCGACACTGTGATTTGGAAATtctataa
- the LOC130663401 gene encoding zinc finger protein 135-like has translation MQNNICNFTCIECKNNYNNEHDYLNHMQLHWGEVWKCLQCDDKCTLFRSQLSLKEHEGLYHGPDKPFKCFKCKLVFDRASQLDYHIRSVHLGEKSQTCQLCGKGFFRKADLKTHLNVHLGTNQCICEFCGRKFNHISNLIRHLRTHEGVKPYPCSICGKRFTQVSSLARHKLIHQRTNEDETDDHDDSINKNKLIKQKPIKRNHYCKTCGDSFQLMTLLKEHEKTHNQIEPIKNYQVLQGSEILDQHNYKLNLQNHCDIDRNKNANINTDNFLERIDTVRDESIDISDILNPYCSELELPATDLMERENVDTEMTKKFTNLDISTREIRNNNININNMNTCVHIERNQFFIEVCESDYLNNLGLNSMELSDNNNFNNINYCADKSYTQSIAIADKDLNDQWDLQSQVRNDFIGFNHQNDLTAVELKGNAIDNEAIDSTVNSVFDHLKDTSINLLENLQLQPIDQNSDSLCGSDGLDAGFHNEETQTQTQTPMVRLVQNEEGEQFFELVRDTVDFESHGHNLHIENENVLSVATNGPVSSSVIGNVRKRRDKLRPRDKIKKKFKCSVCNKSFSTASNLKQHAGVHFSDQQKFQCKECGISFAWKSTLNKHIAGNHRPDGPLKFVCEICPKVYSTLSQVNEHVKRDHLKERNFTCSECGKSFFKKFDLKSHIRTHTNERPYACKTCGKSFHHQSHIIRHERVHSGERPYTCDICRKSFTQPGSLKAHNQRHHLTKVDILDYQIDEDDPLALNVA, from the exons atgcaaaataatatatgtaattttacttgcattgaatgtaaaaataattataacaatgagcatgattatttaaatcacaTGCAATTACATTGGGGAGAAGTTTGGAAATGTTTACAGTGCGATGACAAATGTACGTTATTCAGATCACAACTGTCATTAAAAGAACACGAGGGCTTGTATCATGGTCCAGATAAACCATTCAAATGTTTTAAATGTAAGTTGGTGTTTGACCGAGCATCCCAGCTTGATTATCATATCAGGAGTGTTCATTTGGGGGAAAAGTCTCAAACCTGTCAGCTCTGCGGCAAAGGATTTTTTCGCAAAGCTGATTTGAAAACGCATTTGAATGTTCATCTTGGCACCAATCAATGTATTTGCGAATTTTGTGGACGTAAATTCAACCACATTTCTAATTTAATTCGTCATCTAAGGACTCATGAAG GAGTAAAACCATATCCATGTTCTATTTGTGGTAAAAGATTCACTCAAGTTAGTTCGTTAGCAAgacataaattaattcatcaaAGAACTAATGAAGATGAAACTGATGACCATGACGAT agtattaataaaaacaaattaattaaacaaaagccAATAAAACGTAATCATTATTGCAAAACATGTGGCGATAGTTTTCAATTGATGACTCTATTGAAAGAACATGAAAAAACTCATAATCAAATAGAAcccattaaaaattatcag GTTTTACAAGGATCAGAAATTCTAGATCAGCAtaactataaattaaatttacaaaatcacTGTGATATTGATAGGAATAAAAATGCGAATATAAATaccgataattttttggaacgtATTGATACAGTTCGTGATGAAAGTATTGATATTTCAGACATATTGAATCCTTATTGCAGCGAATTAGAATTACCAGCAACAGATTTAATGGAACGTGAAAACGTTGATACTGAaatgactaaaaaatttacaaacttAGATATATCGACAAGAGAAAtacgtaataataatattaatataaataatatgaatacGTGTGTTCATATTGAGAGAAATCagttttttattgaagtaTGCGAGtcagattatttaaataatttagggCTTAACTCAATGGAGTTATCggataacaataattttaataatataaattactgtGCTGATAAATCGTACACTCAGTCAATAGCAATTGCTGATAAGGATCTAAATGATCAGTGGGATCTACAATCGCAAGTGCGCAATGACTTTATTGGATTTAATCACCAGAATGATTTGACTGCAGTTGAATTGAAGGGTAACGCAATCGATAATGAAGCCATTGATTCAACAGTTAATTCAGTATTTGATCACTTGAAAGACAcgagtattaatttattggaaaatttacaattacaGCCGATAGATCAAAATTCTGATTCTCTTTGTGGCTCGGATGGTCTCGATGCTGGTTTCCATAATGAAGAAACACAGACGCAAACGCAAACGCCGATGGTACGTTTGGTACAAAATGAAGAGGGAgaacaattttttgaactaGTACGCGATACAGTAGATTTTGAAAGTCATGGACATAATTTACacattgaaaatgaaaatgtgCTTTCGGTAGCAACGAATGGCCCAGTGAGTTCGTCGGTTATTGGGAACGTCCGCAAAAGACGAGATAAACTACGACCGcgtgataaaattaaaaaaaaattcaaatgctctgtttgtaataaatcgttttcgacggcttcaaatttaaaacagCATGCGGGCGTGCATTTTTCggatcaacaaaaatttcagtGCAAAGAGTGTGGAATTTCTTTTGCCTGGAAGTCGACGCTGAATAAACATATTGCTGGTAATCATCGACCTGATGGACCATTAAAATTCGTCTGCGAGATTTGTCCTAAAGTTTATAGCACTTTGTCGCAAGTTAAC GAGCATGTGAAAAGAGATCATTTGAAGGAGCGTAATTTCACTTGTTCGGAGTGCGGGAAatcgtttttcaaaaaatttgatttaaagtCTCATATACGAACGCACACGAATGAACGGCCGTATGCTTGTAAAACTTGCGGTAAAAGTTTTCATCACCAGAGCCACATTATTCGTCACGAACGTGTGCACTCGGGCGAAAGGCCGTACACGTGTGACATTTGTCGGAAGAGTTTCACTCAACCTGGGTCACTGAAAGCTCACAATCAACGACATCATTTAACTAAAGTTGACATCCTTGATTACCAAATTGATGAAGATGATCCACTGGCTCTAAATGTGGCTtag
- the LOC130663402 gene encoding glutamyl-tRNA(Gln) amidotransferase subunit B, mitochondrial, which translates to MKMSYSKLRNSNFLLKNVRKCSTNISNKPKKWNSVVGLEIHAQISSDSKLFSGASTAFGKPVNSCVSFFDCATPGTLPVLNRKCVEAGILTALALSCQINEVSLFDRKHYFYADLPAGYQITQQRQPLAVNGSLKFNVYTPGIHKKPYEKVSKIKQLQLEQDSGKSLHDSFIGKSLVDLNRAGVPLMELVFEPDLADGEEAAGLVKELMNILQRLDTCSCKMEEGALRVDANVSVNRQNESLGTRTEIKNIGSVRAVAAAIQYEIKRQINLLERGEKIVNETLSWDAENSKTVMMRDKEEKQDYRFMPEPNLPPLRVNLDDENNKNNLVDVRSLKCKIPRLPDEIRKYFIDELKLIPLNAIAIVNNMKLTELFEDIMAEKNSRSPKNVSNILLNVFMEFVNENNLMLDSLKISSKQLGQIVDLLEAKRINLLVVPKILSVLIDNPDKMPEQIVQEFDWAQIDNDEELIKLCQKIFEENPKMVTQFKNGKAKVLKAMLGAIAKKTNNRANMQKVSKMIPELLKND; encoded by the exons atgaaaatgagtTACTCTAAATtaagaaattcaaattttttattaaagaatgTAAGAAAGTGCAGCACTAACATTTCAAATAAACC aaaaaaatggaattctGTCGTAGGTTTAGAAATCCATGCTCAAATATCATCAGATTCAAAACTATTCTCCGGTGCCAGTACCGCCTTTGGAAAGCCAGTTAATTCCTGcgtttcattttttgattGCGCTACACCAGGAACACTGCca GTTCTGAATAGAAAATGCGTCGAAGCGGGTATTCTTACAGCTTTGGCTTTGTCCTGTCAAATTAACGAAGTTTCTTTATTTGACAGGAAGCATTATTTTTATGCGGACTTGCCA GCTGGTTATCAAATTACACAGCAAAGACAACCGCTAGCAGTGAATgggagtttaaaatttaatgtgtACACGCCAGGTATCCATAAAAAGCCATATGAGAAggtatcaaaaataaaacaattgcAATTAGAACAAGACAGTGGGAAAAGTCTGCATGACAGTTTTATTGGTAAAAGTCTTGTCGATCTAAACAGAGCTGGTGTGCCTCTGATGGAACTAGTTTTTGAACCAGATCTTGCTGACGGTGAGGAAGCAGCTGGTTTAGTTAAAGAACTAATGAATATTCTTCAAAGATTGGATACTTGTTCATGTAAAATGGaag aggGTGCGTTACGAGTGGATGCAAACGTGTcggtaaatagacaaaatgAATCACTGGGAACTCgaactgaaataaaaaatattggaagCGTGCGGGCTGTTGCTGCTGCAATCCAATACGAAATAAAAAGGCAGATAAATTTGTTGGAGCGAggagaaaaaatagttaatgaAACTTTATCATGGGATGCGGAAAACTCTAAGACGGTTATGATGAGAGATAAAGAAGAGAAGCAAGACTATCGTTTTATGCCTGAGCCGAATTTACCTCCTCTGCGAGTTAATCTTGATGATgagaacaataaaaataatcttgtTGACGTTCGTAGTCTTAAATGTAAAATACCGAGACTGCCTGATGAAattcgtaaatattttattgatgaattgaaattaattccATTAAACGCTATAGCGATTGTT AATAACATGAAATTGACGGAATTATTTGAAGATATTATGGCAGAAAAAAATAGCAGAAGTCCTAAGAATGTAtcgaatattttattgaatgtgTTCATGGAGTttgtaaatgaaaataacttgatGCTTGACAGCCT aaaaatttcatcaaaacAATTGGGACAGATCGTCGATTTACTAGAAGcaaaaagaattaatttgtTGGTTGTGCCGAAAATTCTTAGCGTATTGATTGATAATCCGGATAAAATGCCTGaacaa ATTGTGCAGGAGTTTGATTGGGCGCAAATAGATAACGATgaagagctgataaaattatgccaaaaaatttttgaagaaaatccgaaaatggTAACGCAGTTCAAAAACGGTAAAGCGAAAGTACTAAAGGCAATGCTGGGTGCGATAGCTAAGAAAACAAACAACCGAGCCAACATGCAGAAAGTTTCTAAAATGATACCCGAATTACTGAAAAATGATTAG